One genomic window of Amphiura filiformis chromosome 3, Afil_fr2py, whole genome shotgun sequence includes the following:
- the LOC140147547 gene encoding uncharacterized protein encodes MKNNPVDVIALNETQLDSAIPDMEYNIDGYDFVRNDRNRNGGGVAMYVKCNSGFTYKVRKDLMPCDLEIVVTEVKKPNTKPTIVIAWYRPPNSEMKLFYQVESILEQVEYEGKYVLLIGDVNCDLLAAAPHCYTKKMKEVAENFHLKQVITKPTRVTKNSKTLVDHMYTSCPNNVSECGVILTSMSDHFCVYTIMGKENKVKSQNHKYSVNRKYKNFDENKFRLDIANTNWCNITNQSNIDDAVSNFENVFLEIANKHAPLKKKRIRQKNSSPGLTDDILAAMRERDQMKKRASKENCLLLWEDFRKLRNRVNCLIKESKRMYLTNALQTKDSKEIWANIRHIVPGKNKKTDVRCIKTEHGECTNSKDVADVLNEYFANVGPSIADKIPVVKTENHHDETNNLYNDMLFIFNNVNEDYVLNQLCTLSDKKATGVDDIPSKLLKVSAIEITPIVTFLVNLSLKSGTFPCRWKKARICPVYKGGDNTDPETPKPPRCEEDNQPVTTA; translated from the coding sequence ATGAAGAATAACCCAGTTGATGTTATTGCTTTGAATGAAACTCAATTAGACAGTGCAATTCCTGATATGGAATATAATATTGATGGTTATGATTTTGTCAGAAATGATAGAAACAGAAATGGAGGGGGTGTAGCAATGTATGTGAAGTGTAACTCTGGTTTTACTTACAAGGTTCGTAAAGACCTAATGCCTTGTGATTTAGAGATTGTtgttactgaagtgaaaaaaccTAACACAAAACCTACTATTGTTATTGCATGGTATCGCCCACCAAACTCAGAGATGAAGCTTTTTTACCAAGTTGAATCCATTCTTGAGCAAGTTGAATATGAAGGCAAATATGTTTTATTAATTGGTGATGTAAATTGTGACCTTCTAGCTGCAGCTCCACATTGTTATACGAAGAAGATGAAAGAAGTTGCTGAGAATTTTCATCTCAAACAGGTTATCACTAAACCTACTAGAGTCACAAAAAATAGCAAAACCCTTGTTGATCACATGTATACCTCCTGTCCCAACAATGTCAGTGAATGTGGTGTAATTCTTACAAGCATGAGTGATCACTTCTGTGTGTATACAATTATGGGTAAAGAGAACAAGGTGAAAAGCCAAAATCATAAGTACAGTGtgaatagaaaatataaaaattttgatgaaaacaaGTTTAGGCTGGATATAGCTAATACAAATTGGTGTAATATTACTAATCAATCAAATATTGATGATGCTGTttctaattttgaaaatgtttttcttgAAATTGCCAATAAGCATGCACCGTTAAAGAAGAAACGTATACGGCAGAAAAATTCTTCCCCTGGGCTTACTGATGATATTTTGGCAGCCATGCGCGAACGTGACCAGATGAAGAAGCGCGCCAGCAAAGAAAATTGTTTGCTTCTTTGGGAAGATTTTCGCAAGCTGAGAAATAGAGTAAATTGCTTAATTAAAGAATCCAAAAGAATGTATCTTACAAATGCTCTTCAAACTAAAGATTCTAAGGAAATTTGGGCTAACATAAGGCATATTGTACCAGGTAAAAACAAGAAAACCGATGTTAGATGTATTAAAACTGAACATGGTGAATGTACAAATTCTAAAGATGTTGCTGATGTATTGAAtgaatattttgcaaatgttggacCAAGTATAGCTGACAAGATTCCTGTTGTTAAAACTGAAAACCATCATGATGAAacaaataatttgtataatgatatgctttttatatttaataatgtTAATGAAGATTATGTTTTAAATCAACTATGTACACTCTCTGATAAGAAAGCTACTGGTGTTGATGATATTCCATCAAAGTTACTCAAGGTGTCAGCAATCGAAATTACTCCTATTGTGACATTTCTTGTTAATTTGTCCCTTAAATCAGGTACCTTTCCATGCAGATGGAAGAAAGCCCGAATTTGCCCAGTTTATAAAGGTGGTGATAATACAGATCCAG